The following are encoded together in the Sphaerodactylus townsendi isolate TG3544 linkage group LG14, MPM_Stown_v2.3, whole genome shotgun sequence genome:
- the CD9 gene encoding CD9 antigen, with amino-acid sequence MPVKGGTKCIKYLLFGFNFVFWLAGTAVLAIGLWLRFDSQTKDIFQEDSDKTFYTGIYILIGAGALIMLVGFLGCCGAIQESQCMLGLFFLFLLVIFALEVAAAIWGFANKDKIIDGIQKFYDKLYEKRNEENARQALIAIQRTLYCCGYGGTIEALFRDTCPKPEGIVDLTLKPCPEVIKEVFTTRLNVVGAIGIGIGVVMIFGMIFSMILCCAIRRNREMV; translated from the exons CTCGCAGGAACAGCTGTCCTCGCAATTGGACTATGGCTTCGGTTTGATTCACAGACAAAAGACATTTTTCAAGAAGATAGCGATAAGACATTCTATACAG GAATCTACATTCTAATTGGAGCTGGAGCACTCATAatgcttgtgggttttctgggatgttgTGGAGCAATACAGGAGTCCCAGTGCATGCTTGGCTTG ttcttcctcttcctcctggtgATTTTTGCTCTTGAAGTTGCTGCTGCCATCTGGGGATTTGCAAACAAAGACAAG ATTATTGATGGAATACAGAAGTTTTATGACAAGCTGTATGAAAAAAGAAACGAAGAAAATGCTAGACAGGCTCTGATAGCCATTCAGCGTACC ctTTATTGCTGTGGCTATGGGGGAACCATAGAGGCATTATTTCGAGATACCTGTCCCAAACCAGAAGGAATTGTGGACTTAACACTGAAG CCATGTCCTGAAGTCATTAAGGAAGTCTTCACCACGAGGTTGAATGTGGTTGGAGCCATCGGCATTGGAATTGGGGTGGTGATG atCTTCGGTATGATTTTCAGCATGATCCTTTGTTGTGCTATCCGTAGAAATCGGGAAATGGTCTAA